The following are encoded in a window of Solibacillus sp. FSL R7-0668 genomic DNA:
- the hydA gene encoding dihydropyrimidinase, which produces MKKIVTGGTIVTAADTYKADLLIEGGVITQIAPSIQAADAEIVDASGKFIFPGGIDPHTHLDMPFNNTVTDDDWASGTIAAAYGGTTTIIDFCISAGSPTLMDAIDTWHSKSKDKAVIDYGFHLMIGDLNEQRLKELPEALERGGINSIKVFLAYAKEFQATDRTLFQAFKVGKELGATVMVHCENGSVIDELVEEAKAKGNTEPIYHALTRPPEVEGEATKRAIELANLAGAQLYVVHVTCKEAVDEIIAARNKGYNVLGETCPPYLVLDQSALAKPDFEGAKYVWSPPLRPKAHQEVLWNALKAKQLQTIGSDQCSFSFNGKKSLGKDDFSKIPNGGPFIEDRFSVLYSEGVEKGRITINEFVDMIATQSAKIFGLFPQKGTIAIGSDADIVLFDPTVKRTISAETHHMNVDYNAFEGLEVTGEPISVLVRGEYVIKEKKFVGKLGSGKYIRREVKNTTKVSS; this is translated from the coding sequence ATGAAGAAGATTGTCACTGGAGGAACGATTGTAACGGCTGCTGATACGTATAAAGCAGATTTATTGATTGAGGGCGGGGTGATTACGCAAATTGCGCCGAGCATTCAAGCAGCAGATGCGGAAATTGTGGATGCATCAGGAAAGTTTATTTTTCCGGGTGGCATTGACCCGCATACCCATTTAGACATGCCTTTTAATAATACCGTTACCGATGATGATTGGGCGTCGGGGACAATTGCAGCAGCCTATGGGGGAACGACGACCATTATTGACTTCTGTATTAGTGCGGGTTCTCCTACTTTAATGGATGCCATTGATACATGGCATAGCAAATCAAAAGACAAGGCGGTTATTGACTACGGCTTCCATCTAATGATTGGTGATTTAAATGAGCAACGTTTAAAGGAATTACCGGAGGCGCTAGAACGAGGTGGCATTAACTCCATCAAGGTATTTTTAGCGTATGCCAAGGAATTTCAGGCAACAGATCGTACATTATTCCAAGCCTTTAAAGTTGGAAAAGAGCTAGGGGCAACGGTGATGGTGCATTGTGAAAATGGGTCAGTTATTGATGAGCTCGTAGAAGAGGCAAAGGCGAAGGGCAATACGGAGCCAATTTACCATGCATTAACACGTCCGCCAGAAGTCGAGGGAGAGGCGACAAAACGTGCGATTGAGCTTGCTAATTTAGCGGGAGCACAATTGTATGTTGTACATGTTACATGTAAAGAAGCAGTCGATGAAATTATTGCAGCGCGCAATAAAGGCTACAATGTCTTAGGTGAAACATGCCCACCTTATTTAGTATTGGATCAATCCGCATTAGCGAAGCCAGATTTTGAAGGGGCTAAGTATGTATGGTCACCACCTTTACGCCCGAAAGCGCATCAGGAAGTATTATGGAATGCATTGAAGGCGAAGCAATTACAAACAATTGGTTCAGATCAATGTTCATTCAGCTTTAATGGCAAAAAATCATTAGGAAAAGATGACTTTTCAAAGATTCCAAATGGCGGGCCGTTTATAGAGGATCGCTTCTCGGTATTATATTCGGAAGGTGTAGAAAAAGGGCGAATTACCATCAATGAATTTGTCGATATGATTGCTACACAGTCGGCAAAGATTTTTGGCCTATTCCCGCAAAAGGGCACGATTGCGATTGGCTCAGATGCGGATATTGTTTTATTTGATCCAACTGTAAAGCGTACGATTTCAGCGGAAACCCATCATATGAATGTGGATTATAACGCATTTGAAGGGCTTGAAGTAACAGGTGAACCAATCAGTGTTTTAGTGCGTGGGGAATACGTCATTAAAGAGAAAAAATTCGTAGGGAAGCTTGGAAGTGGCAAGTACATCCGACGAGAAGTAAAGAACACAACAAAAGTATCTTCATAG
- a CDS encoding CoA-acylating methylmalonate-semialdehyde dehydrogenase, protein MTEAVSVKKLTHFINGQLVEGKSGHYANVYNPSTGEVIAEVPLATAEETSEAIAAAKAAFPAWRDVAVAKRVEVIMRFRQLLTENIEQLLNIICTESGKTLEDARGEIIRGLESVDLAIGAPHLMKGEYSVNVGGQINSYSAKYPLGVVAAISPFNFPIMVPLAQTSMAVAVGNAVILKASEKVPMTALFVSELWKKAGLPDGIWTVINGSKEAVNELLENPAVQAISFVGSTPVAKYIYETGAKYGKRVTALGGGKNNMVVMPDADLEQVANAFIGAAYGAASQRCMAISTIMPVGEETANKLVAILKDKISRLKVGSYTEEGTDFGPVISKESKEGILKAIDRAEQQGATVVNDGRTLNMAENANGYFVGPTLLDNITTDMDIFELEVFGPARNVVRVASLAEAIAVINSQELANGVTIFTNDGAAARKFTTEIDVGMVGVNVPIPIPVGYHNFAGFKGSRFGEGHMFGPDQARFFTKTKTISERWLEVTEKIESTFAFPSNN, encoded by the coding sequence ATGACAGAAGCGGTTTCAGTAAAAAAATTAACGCATTTTATTAATGGGCAATTAGTAGAAGGGAAAAGCGGTCATTATGCCAATGTCTACAATCCATCAACGGGTGAAGTGATTGCAGAGGTACCACTTGCAACTGCTGAGGAAACAAGTGAGGCCATTGCTGCGGCTAAAGCGGCATTTCCAGCATGGCGTGATGTAGCCGTTGCAAAGCGTGTAGAAGTCATCATGCGTTTTCGTCAGCTCCTAACAGAAAATATCGAGCAATTACTGAATATTATATGCACAGAAAGCGGAAAAACATTAGAAGATGCGCGTGGTGAAATTATTCGTGGATTGGAATCCGTTGATTTAGCGATTGGAGCGCCTCACTTAATGAAAGGGGAGTATTCGGTTAATGTTGGCGGTCAAATTAATTCCTACTCGGCAAAATATCCTTTAGGGGTTGTTGCGGCGATTTCACCATTTAACTTTCCAATTATGGTTCCGTTAGCGCAAACTTCAATGGCTGTAGCTGTTGGAAATGCCGTTATTTTAAAGGCATCTGAAAAAGTGCCGATGACTGCATTATTTGTCAGTGAATTATGGAAAAAGGCAGGCTTACCAGATGGTATTTGGACAGTGATTAATGGGAGTAAAGAGGCCGTCAATGAGCTATTAGAAAACCCAGCTGTGCAAGCCATTTCCTTTGTAGGTTCAACACCGGTAGCAAAATATATTTACGAGACTGGTGCGAAATATGGAAAGCGTGTAACCGCACTTGGCGGTGGTAAAAACAATATGGTCGTCATGCCCGATGCAGATTTAGAGCAAGTAGCTAACGCATTTATTGGGGCAGCCTATGGAGCAGCTTCTCAACGCTGTATGGCCATTTCGACAATTATGCCGGTTGGTGAAGAAACTGCAAATAAATTAGTAGCGATTTTAAAAGACAAAATTAGTCGATTGAAAGTCGGCAGTTATACCGAAGAAGGAACAGATTTTGGACCGGTCATTTCAAAAGAATCCAAAGAGGGGATTTTAAAAGCGATTGATCGTGCGGAGCAGCAAGGGGCAACGGTTGTCAATGATGGGCGTACATTAAACATGGCGGAAAATGCAAATGGTTATTTTGTCGGCCCTACATTATTAGATAATATTACAACCGATATGGATATTTTCGAATTGGAAGTATTCGGTCCCGCTCGAAATGTGGTGCGCGTAGCCTCGTTGGCAGAAGCAATTGCTGTCATTAACTCGCAGGAACTCGCAAATGGTGTCACAATCTTTACGAATGACGGTGCAGCTGCACGCAAGTTTACAACCGAAATTGATGTAGGAATGGTTGGCGTGAATGTCCCAATTCCAATTCCAGTAGGTTATCATAACTTTGCTGGATTTAAAGGCTCTCGATTCGGTGAAGGTCATATGTTTGGACCAGATCAAGCCCGCTTCTTCACAAAGACGAAGACGATTTCAGAGCGCTGGCTTGAAGTAACAGAAAAAATAGAGTCTACCTTTGCCTTCCCTAGCAATAACTAA
- a CDS encoding aspartate aminotransferase family protein, which produces MSQSVEYNWKANDEKYVWHSMKPYNPEATFIVEQANGAWLTDIDGNKYLDAMAGLWCTNIGYGRKEMAEVAYEQMLKNSYTPLSYGHTPSILLSQKISELLGNDYVVFYSNSGSEANEVAFKIARQYYQQKGETHRYKIIARYRAYHGNTMGSLAATGQAQRKYKYEPLAPGFLHVAPPDQYRHPEEVQNNDPTTLPSVQTIDQTITWEMPETVAAVIMEPIITGGGVIVPNDAYLKGVKEVCEKHGTLLIVDEVICGFGRTGKAFGFQNYDIQPDIVTMAKGLTSAYMPLSATAVRREIYEQFASNGDYEFLRHVNTFGGSPVACSVALKNIEIMEREHLFEQSVKLGTELMQCLQANLQEHPYVGDIRGKGLLVGIELVEDKATKKPLTIHKVNAVIAYCKGKGLIIGKNGVTVADFNNVLTLSPPLSITFEEMNFIANTVIEAVNSIK; this is translated from the coding sequence ATGAGTCAATCAGTTGAGTATAACTGGAAAGCAAATGATGAAAAATATGTCTGGCATTCGATGAAACCTTATAATCCTGAAGCAACCTTCATTGTCGAGCAAGCCAATGGTGCTTGGTTGACAGATATTGATGGCAATAAATATTTAGATGCGATGGCAGGACTTTGGTGTACAAATATTGGGTATGGGCGTAAGGAAATGGCAGAAGTAGCATACGAACAGATGCTTAAAAACTCCTATACACCCCTTTCTTATGGGCACACGCCGTCCATTTTATTAAGTCAAAAAATTAGTGAATTATTAGGCAATGACTATGTTGTCTTTTATTCGAATAGCGGTTCGGAGGCCAATGAAGTAGCATTTAAAATCGCACGTCAATATTACCAGCAAAAAGGGGAAACCCATCGTTATAAGATTATCGCTCGTTACCGGGCATACCACGGCAATACAATGGGCTCACTTGCAGCAACAGGGCAAGCGCAACGAAAATATAAATATGAGCCACTTGCACCGGGCTTCCTACATGTTGCGCCACCCGATCAATATCGACATCCTGAAGAAGTGCAAAATAATGATCCAACGACATTACCAAGTGTCCAGACAATCGATCAAACGATAACGTGGGAAATGCCGGAAACAGTGGCTGCCGTTATTATGGAGCCAATCATTACGGGTGGCGGTGTCATTGTCCCGAATGATGCTTACTTAAAAGGTGTAAAAGAAGTCTGCGAAAAGCACGGTACATTACTCATTGTTGATGAAGTCATTTGTGGCTTTGGCCGTACAGGTAAGGCTTTTGGCTTCCAAAATTACGATATTCAACCAGATATCGTGACGATGGCTAAAGGGCTGACGAGTGCCTATATGCCATTATCTGCTACAGCTGTACGTCGTGAAATCTATGAACAATTCGCTAGCAATGGAGACTACGAGTTTTTGCGTCATGTCAATACATTTGGCGGCTCACCAGTGGCATGCTCAGTTGCTTTAAAAAATATCGAAATTATGGAACGTGAACATTTATTTGAGCAATCTGTAAAGCTAGGTACAGAGCTGATGCAATGCTTACAGGCTAATTTACAGGAACATCCATATGTTGGGGATATTCGCGGGAAGGGCTTATTAGTAGGAATTGAGCTTGTGGAAGATAAGGCGACAAAAAAACCATTAACTATTCATAAAGTAAATGCCGTCATTGCTTATTGTAAGGGAAAGGGCTTAATAATTGGAAAAAATGGTGTGACAGTTGCCGATTTCAATAATGTATTAACCTTATCACCACCACTTTCAATTACGTTTGAAGAAATGAATTTTATTGCCAACACAGTGATCGAAGCTGTAAATAGCATTAAGTAA
- a CDS encoding PucR family transcriptional regulator encodes MLTVQEVLQRKYFECSRVVAGNTGLNRVIKWIHIMEVTDVRQLIKGNELLLTTGVVLKDNEQGFLQFIQQLSDLDVAGLCVELGMYVKEIPESVRKLANQLSFPIIVFEEIVPFVEITQDLHTVIIHHQYDVLKQLEDYSQKINHYVLKVTDKVKILQYMQKYLQVNVFFEVNKGSSLSIPDKKTENSKECILGLGDKYRASKELNLFDQAYGTVYIYSEKREITDLDSLILDRTVVTLSQFVLRDLYIEEKLESEHRKFFEKWLEGRNSDEEMGYFLEEIDHNLTKNGWLVMIHQLRKENIKNDLTSYKMNLRQALQKEGFYTFIVEQSHYLIFILSDLLQENTYKERMKRAMNEIINQYRLDTLIAVGKYVYNYNELTESYQTAQDALQIRMKNMKLSYFYDDLTLYHMVKVLQNNSILMHMANEKVEKLRRYDRKHNSNLIQTLNMYLQCHGLKKETAEKLFIVRQTLYHRLEKIEQIIGSDFMNYENRLCLEMMLLMTKQTFVGTKE; translated from the coding sequence ATGTTAACGGTTCAGGAAGTGTTACAGCGGAAATATTTCGAATGTTCCAGAGTAGTTGCAGGCAATACCGGATTAAATCGTGTCATTAAATGGATACACATCATGGAAGTTACCGATGTGAGGCAATTAATAAAGGGCAATGAATTATTGCTGACAACTGGAGTCGTATTAAAGGATAACGAGCAAGGATTTCTTCAATTTATTCAGCAATTGAGCGATTTAGATGTGGCAGGGCTTTGTGTGGAGCTTGGTATGTATGTAAAGGAAATACCTGAAAGTGTTCGTAAGCTAGCTAACCAATTAAGCTTCCCAATCATTGTTTTTGAGGAAATTGTGCCGTTTGTTGAAATTACACAGGATTTACATACGGTCATTATTCATCATCAATACGATGTATTAAAGCAGCTAGAAGATTACTCCCAAAAAATTAATCATTATGTGTTAAAAGTAACCGACAAAGTAAAAATTCTTCAATATATGCAAAAATATTTACAGGTCAATGTATTTTTTGAAGTAAATAAAGGGTCAAGCCTCTCCATTCCGGATAAAAAGACTGAAAATTCAAAAGAATGCATTTTAGGTTTAGGCGATAAGTATCGTGCTAGCAAGGAATTGAATTTATTTGATCAAGCATATGGCACGGTCTATATTTATTCGGAAAAAAGAGAGATTACGGATTTGGATAGTTTAATTTTGGATCGTACGGTCGTCACATTATCCCAATTTGTTTTAAGAGATTTATATATTGAAGAAAAGCTCGAAAGTGAGCATCGTAAATTTTTCGAAAAATGGCTAGAAGGACGAAATAGCGATGAGGAAATGGGCTATTTTTTAGAGGAGATCGATCATAACTTAACGAAAAATGGCTGGCTTGTCATGATTCATCAACTACGAAAGGAAAACATTAAGAACGATTTAACCAGCTATAAAATGAACTTGCGCCAGGCGTTACAAAAGGAGGGGTTCTATACATTTATTGTCGAGCAGTCGCATTATTTGATTTTCATACTAAGTGATTTATTGCAAGAAAATACGTATAAGGAACGTATGAAACGTGCAATGAATGAAATTATTAATCAATATCGGCTTGATACTTTAATTGCGGTAGGAAAATATGTGTACAACTATAATGAGCTAACGGAAAGCTATCAAACAGCACAGGATGCCTTACAAATACGGATGAAAAATATGAAGCTCTCTTATTTTTATGATGACCTGACACTTTATCATATGGTGAAGGTATTACAAAATAATTCCATACTGATGCATATGGCCAATGAAAAAGTAGAAAAGCTACGACGGTATGATCGCAAGCATAATAGTAATCTAATCCAAACCTTAAATATGTATTTACAATGTCATGGGTTAAAAAAGGAGACGGCTGAAAAATTATTTATCGTGCGCCAAACGCTGTATCATCGCCTTGAAAAAATTGAACAAATTATTGGCAGTGATTTTATGAACTATGAAAATCGTTTATGCCTTGAAATGATGCTATTGATGACAAAGCAAACGTTTGTTGGAACGAAAGAATGA
- a CDS encoding Zn-dependent hydrolase, with amino-acid sequence MLKTNRERLKNNIELFSQIGATDNNGVTRLSLSAEDILARDKFKAKCEQLGMIVTVDDMGTMYATLPSQTDNLPIVMGSHLDSVIKGGRFDGVLGVLTALEAVETIIDANIELNHPLTIVNFTNEEGARFEPSLMASGVLSGKFDKAKMLASTDPQGTTFEQALETSGYKGEEANRLTEAHAYLELHIEQGPVLEHYNKEIGVVEGVLGMVCYDITLTGESNHAGTTPISMRKDSMFAAMQIISILQNKLKQLPKNLVYTIGRINAYPNIHTVIPSHVTFSLESRHQDPTVIQQVEQIIFDLPKEIENCQLAYTKLWNRDTVYFAPDIIQAVAASTEELGYSQHRMFSGAGHDAQFIAQYIPSTMIFVPSVKGYSHREDELTSYEDCSKGADVLVNAVLKVANYSVSQANSANAL; translated from the coding sequence ATGTTGAAAACGAATCGTGAACGACTGAAAAATAATATAGAGTTATTTAGTCAGATTGGAGCTACTGACAATAATGGCGTCACACGTTTAAGTCTTTCTGCGGAAGATATTCTGGCGCGCGACAAATTTAAAGCGAAGTGCGAACAGCTTGGCATGATTGTTACAGTGGATGATATGGGCACAATGTATGCAACGCTTCCTAGTCAAACAGATAACTTACCAATCGTGATGGGCTCCCACTTAGATTCCGTTATTAAAGGCGGGCGCTTTGACGGCGTGCTTGGCGTATTAACCGCTTTAGAAGCAGTGGAAACGATTATCGATGCCAATATTGAACTAAATCATCCTTTAACCATTGTAAACTTTACAAATGAAGAAGGCGCCCGTTTTGAGCCTTCACTTATGGCTTCTGGCGTGCTTTCAGGAAAATTTGACAAGGCGAAAATGCTCGCTTCCACCGATCCCCAAGGCACTACATTTGAACAAGCTTTAGAGACAAGTGGCTATAAAGGCGAAGAAGCCAATCGCCTTACCGAAGCGCATGCCTACTTGGAACTTCATATTGAACAAGGCCCTGTATTAGAGCATTACAACAAGGAAATTGGGGTTGTAGAAGGTGTTCTTGGGATGGTCTGTTATGACATTACGTTAACTGGCGAATCCAATCATGCAGGTACCACTCCGATTTCGATGCGTAAGGACAGTATGTTTGCCGCGATGCAAATTATTTCGATCCTACAAAATAAATTAAAGCAGCTTCCTAAGAATCTCGTCTATACGATTGGTCGAATCAATGCCTATCCGAATATTCACACCGTCATTCCAAGTCATGTCACGTTCTCATTAGAATCCCGCCATCAAGACCCTACTGTTATTCAACAAGTGGAGCAAATTATCTTTGATTTACCAAAGGAAATTGAAAATTGTCAGCTTGCCTATACGAAATTATGGAATCGCGATACGGTTTATTTTGCACCTGACATCATTCAGGCAGTTGCAGCAAGTACTGAAGAATTAGGCTATTCTCAACACCGGATGTTTAGTGGGGCTGGTCATGATGCACAGTTCATCGCACAATATATCCCGTCTACTATGATTTTCGTCCCAAGTGTAAAAGGCTATAGCCACCGCGAAGATGAATTAACTTCCTATGAGGACTGCTCAAAAGGGGCCGATGTGCTCGTAAATGCTGTTCTAAAAGTAGCCAATTATAGCGTTTCACAAGCAAATTCAGCCAATGCCCTATAA
- the clpP gene encoding ATP-dependent Clp endopeptidase proteolytic subunit ClpP, with product MNLIPTVIEQTNRGERAYDIYSRLLKDRIILLGSAIDDNVANSIVAQLLFLEAEDPDKDIYLYINSPGGSITSGMAIYDTMNFIKPDVSTICIGMAASMGAFLLSAGAKGKRIALPNAEVMIHQPLGGAQGQATEIEIAAKRILYLREKLNKIMAENSGQDYETLARDTDRDNFMTAEQAKEYGLIDKIYDRNQLKK from the coding sequence ATGAACTTAATTCCTACAGTTATTGAACAAACAAACCGCGGCGAACGTGCATATGACATTTATTCACGTTTATTAAAAGACCGTATCATTTTATTAGGGAGCGCAATCGACGATAATGTTGCCAACTCAATCGTAGCACAGCTTTTATTTTTAGAAGCTGAAGATCCAGATAAGGACATCTACCTATACATCAACTCTCCAGGTGGTTCAATTACGTCTGGTATGGCGATTTACGATACAATGAACTTCATCAAGCCTGATGTATCGACAATTTGTATCGGTATGGCTGCATCAATGGGTGCCTTCTTATTATCTGCCGGTGCAAAAGGTAAGCGTATTGCCTTACCAAACGCCGAAGTGATGATTCACCAACCACTTGGTGGCGCACAAGGTCAAGCAACTGAAATCGAAATCGCAGCAAAACGTATTTTATACTTACGTGAAAAATTAAACAAAATTATGGCTGAAAACAGTGGTCAAGATTATGAAACATTAGCGCGTGACACAGACCGCGATAACTTCATGACTGCTGAGCAAGCAAAAGAATACGGGTTAATCGACAAAATCTACGATCGTAACCAACTTAAAAAATAA
- a CDS encoding HPr family phosphocarrier protein, whose amino-acid sequence MIEKQVEVKLKSGLQARQAALFVQEANRYKADVFLEKGTKKVNAKSIMGIMSLAVAKGTTVTLSADGHDEEKAIHALQQLIEKAD is encoded by the coding sequence ATGATCGAAAAACAAGTAGAGGTCAAGCTAAAATCAGGTTTACAAGCAAGACAAGCTGCACTATTCGTCCAAGAGGCGAATCGTTATAAAGCAGATGTCTTTTTAGAAAAAGGTACGAAAAAAGTAAATGCCAAATCGATTATGGGCATTATGAGCTTAGCTGTCGCAAAAGGTACGACAGTGACGCTAAGCGCAGATGGGCATGATGAAGAAAAGGCGATTCATGCGCTACAGCAACTAATCGAAAAAGCAGACTAA
- the whiA gene encoding DNA-binding protein WhiA, with amino-acid sequence MSFASETKKELTQVEADDTCLKAEVSALIRMNGSLSFANRQLSLDVQTENAAIARRLYTIVKKLYPYNVELLVRKKMRLKKNNVYICRVREGAREILADLEIVSNSFEFNHTIAQTIIPKNNQRRAYLRGAFLAGGSVNNPETSSYHLEVYSLYKEHGEALADLMNHFDLNAKTIERKKGFVTYLKEAEKISDFLNLVGATSAMLKFEDVRIVRDMRNSVNRIVNCETANLNKTIGAALRQVENIRFIDNAIGLDQLPEKLREIARLRVEYQDVTLKELGEMVSTGVVSKSGVNHRLRKIDEIADALRRGEQI; translated from the coding sequence ATGTCATTTGCATCAGAAACGAAAAAAGAGCTCACGCAAGTTGAAGCGGATGACACCTGCTTAAAAGCTGAAGTGTCCGCCCTAATCCGAATGAATGGATCTTTAAGCTTTGCCAATCGTCAATTAAGTTTAGATGTGCAAACGGAAAATGCAGCCATTGCACGTCGACTTTATACCATTGTCAAAAAGCTTTATCCATATAATGTTGAGTTGTTAGTACGTAAAAAAATGCGCCTCAAGAAAAACAACGTCTACATTTGCCGTGTTCGCGAAGGGGCCCGTGAAATATTAGCGGATTTAGAAATTGTTTCGAATTCCTTTGAGTTCAATCATACAATTGCCCAAACCATCATTCCGAAAAATAATCAGCGCCGTGCGTATTTACGTGGTGCATTTTTAGCGGGGGGGTCAGTGAATAACCCCGAAACATCTTCGTATCATCTGGAAGTTTATTCGCTTTATAAGGAGCACGGGGAGGCGTTGGCTGACCTGATGAACCATTTTGATTTGAATGCGAAAACGATTGAACGTAAAAAGGGCTTTGTCACCTATTTAAAAGAGGCTGAAAAGATATCAGATTTTTTAAATTTAGTAGGTGCGACATCTGCCATGCTCAAGTTTGAGGATGTGCGAATTGTCCGTGATATGCGAAATAGCGTCAACCGTATTGTCAACTGTGAAACCGCTAATTTAAATAAAACAATTGGCGCGGCATTACGTCAGGTTGAAAATATTCGTTTTATTGACAACGCAATTGGCTTAGATCAGTTGCCAGAGAAACTGCGAGAAATTGCGCGCTTACGTGTCGAGTATCAGGATGTTACATTGAAGGAACTAGGTGAAATGGTTTCAACAGGTGTTGTGAGTAAATCAGGCGTAAATCATCGCTTACGCAAAATCGATGAAATTGCAGACGCACTTCGCCGAGGCGAGCAAATATAG
- a CDS encoding gluconeogenesis factor YvcK family protein, translating to MKKRKTRIVVIGGGTGLSTVLRGLKLHSFDITAIVTVADDGGSSGRLRDDYDIPPPGDVRNVIAALSDVEPLVEQMFQFRFSQSNDLNGHSLGNLMLTALIEITGDFNHAIAEMSKVLNVHGKVIPAANKKVTLHAELTDGTTIVGESKIPSGHAAIKRVFLEPSNLKPLPAAVHAIERADFILIGPGSLYTSIIPNLLVKGIGQAVVKAKGEKIYIANLMTQQGETIHYSVSQHIEAIHEHVGEPFIESVLFNEKELPPAIYAQYREENAEPVHFDVEKLMQMGLKIIKKEIALIEDGTVRHDAKNLADWLCEYAAQKQQNLQP from the coding sequence ATGAAAAAAAGAAAAACGCGCATCGTAGTCATTGGGGGAGGCACGGGGCTATCGACAGTACTACGCGGATTAAAGCTGCATTCGTTCGATATTACCGCGATTGTCACCGTAGCAGATGACGGCGGCTCTTCTGGGCGACTACGAGATGACTATGATATTCCACCACCAGGGGACGTACGAAACGTCATCGCGGCTTTATCAGATGTGGAACCGTTAGTCGAGCAAATGTTTCAGTTCCGCTTTTCGCAGTCCAATGATTTGAATGGACATTCTTTAGGCAATTTAATGTTAACAGCCCTAATCGAGATTACAGGTGACTTTAACCATGCCATTGCCGAAATGAGTAAAGTATTAAATGTTCATGGGAAGGTCATTCCAGCTGCCAATAAAAAGGTGACGCTCCATGCCGAGCTAACCGACGGAACAACGATTGTCGGAGAATCCAAAATCCCATCAGGTCATGCGGCTATTAAGCGTGTCTTTTTAGAACCAAGTAATTTAAAGCCGTTGCCAGCTGCTGTCCATGCGATTGAACGTGCGGATTTTATCTTAATTGGTCCAGGAAGTTTATATACAAGCATTATCCCAAACCTTTTAGTAAAGGGAATTGGGCAAGCGGTCGTCAAGGCGAAAGGCGAAAAAATCTATATTGCGAACTTAATGACCCAACAAGGAGAAACAATCCATTATTCGGTATCCCAGCACATAGAGGCCATTCACGAACATGTAGGTGAACCCTTTATTGAATCGGTGTTATTTAATGAAAAAGAGTTGCCTCCTGCAATTTACGCGCAATATCGCGAAGAAAATGCGGAGCCCGTTCATTTTGATGTAGAAAAATTAATGCAAATGGGCTTAAAAATAATAAAAAAAGAAATTGCACTCATTGAAGACGGTACAGTACGTCACGATGCCAAAAATTTAGCAGATTGGCTATGTGAATACGCTGCACAAAAGCAACAAAATTTGCAGCCCTAA